The Oreochromis aureus strain Israel breed Guangdong linkage group 7, ZZ_aureus, whole genome shotgun sequence region GCAGTGTCCCACTTTTGCTTTGAAGCTTCCTTTCCGTGTTCCTTTGCTTTCTGACAAGTGGCTGTAATATGTAACTAGCCTGGCATAAGGCAAAGCTGTGATAATGACTGTGGCACatataaatatttcatttatatGACATTTAAACTATGTTGATAATTTGGAAATGACACAGTTTACCATCCACAGAATGCAGGTGAGTTTAAATCAAGCTTTAAAATGCTTTCATGTTATtgactaaaattttaaaatcaccTTGAAAAGTCTAAATTTATCCAGCAGAAGTGAGCTGGTGAATATTTCCATTTGTGTACAGCTGATATCCAATTATTATACACTAAGTTACTACTAGGTGAGTCCAGGCATCCTGTACCAAAATATCCTCGTGTTTGTGTGGTTATTTGTAACAACCAGAAAATGTGCCCTCcgtcttttctgttttcatccCAACAGATTTCAGTAAGAACTTCCAGAAAGGATGCCTAGGAAGCATGAGCGTTTAGGACACAGTGTGTTTTATCCTTTTATCATGCATCCTGTTGGCTACTTTCACTGTGCAATGCCATACCTGGCTCTCAGGAGTCTCTCTCTGAACCTACAGATGCAGGCAGCAGAGGCAAATTGGGGAAAAACACCACAGTAAACACAAATACAGACACTGTTGTACACCTGACCATCAACACCTGTCCTTATCTTTTTTGCTGGCAGAAGGTTTACTCGTTATTTTGTGTCACACTAACCAAGCCAGACAGTGAATTAAATAAGTCTGAGTGTCTCAGGAAAATCGAGAGAGTGAGAAGCAGAGTGATGTTGACATGAACCTTGTATCCGCATCTTCTGAAGTAATCTTCTCTTTCCTTCTGTGAGAGCTCAGCCCTTTTAAAGAATCTTTTGGAGtcctgaaaagaaaagaaaaaagcaggtAAAATGAATTTATGCTATCATATGATATCAATATCATATATTATTTGGTGGTGGTGATTGGCGGGGGTATTGTTGATACAGTGGTACAGGTAGGACGTTATGCAATAGATAGCATGAGTTTGAGATGAATTTAAGCTACGTGTACCTAATGAACTGCCATGTGCCCCTAGCTCTCCCTAGCTTACTTATGTTTGcataaaaaaattatatgtTAGGATGAGTTTAAACGGCATAAATACCAGAATTTCTGCTTAAATCGTGATACTATAAAGGTAATGTTCTGTTACGTAGCAGCAATTACAATTCGTAAACTACAGCTCTGTGTTTAGCTTAATCCTAAAGTTAGCTTTATATTCTACTGCAGGTGGAGTTCAGTACTTTATAGATAAAGCTATCGATATGGATGAAAAACGATCATTCTAGAAATACTTAACTAGCCTGGTTAAACGACGTGTTAGCAACATAGCCAAGCTAACAATAACAAGCAACTTCGTCGAATACTTACTTCAACAAGATTGTTTTCTTCGAGGAGTTTCCTCTTTCTTGCGATCTCAGCTTTAAGTATATCCATCTGAAAGGTTTATTCTAACAAAAAACGGCACATTAACGTCAGTCTGCGTTTACCCAAACGTTAGAAACACGATTGCCTAAACCGGAAGATAACAAGAAGCTTTTCAGAATTTTCAAAATAgttgtttcaaaataaaagcattagaACACAATGTAACCTGTGTCTAATGAATCTGTTTTTCAGTGAATTTAAGCAGACACCAAAAGAATAAGGTCAAACAGATAGAAGAAAATAGATACTCctttatatattattttctgGATATGTGTGCACACTAGTTAGCCAAACATTGGGCTAACCCAACAATTAAACCACTGAGTTGTGGTTATCGCAACACCATGTTCTGCTGTGAAACTTTGGATCCTAGACTTTTACCTTGATAATTGCAACCCACCAAAACAGACCAGCaccatttccaaaacactaCACAGTAGCTAATATTTTGAGGACAATGACGGGGCCCAGTCAAGCTCCAAGCCCGAAAACCTCTAAACTCACCACTGTGATCCCACTGTGTCAAGCATCAAAATGGACCGAAACAGGTTCAATCCACAGATACCCCAAGATCCTAAAAACTGCTGCCAAACAGGGAAATTTGGGAAAAGGGTCAACACTTAGGGGTGTTTGTTTTACGTATCTGGCAGTTATGCTCTATACTCCAAGAAGGGAAGATGAAAAATCCTGACTTAATCTTTTTTAAATCCTCCAACATCTTTTCTAGATTGGTGATAAAGAAAATTATAGCGAAAGAGACTAAATGGCCTTCACTTGTAATAAGTGACTCAATATTACTTCCTATATTTTCTGCCAGTGACTCTAGAAGTACACAGTTGTTATGACTGGAGGAGGAAGCATGATCCCTTTAATGCACTACAATAGATTTACAAAGATATCGACCACGGTAAACACCAAATACCTGGTAACTGAGTTATTTGTTTCTCCTTTCAGTCAAACAACGTTTGGCTTttggctcttttttttcatctacAGTAGCCTGTAAAATGAAGTCCTTTTAAAAAATCTctaaagtttgtttttctgtttcaatgctgtttgtgtttaataCCGGTTCACAGTTTGGACACCACTAGCAAATGTCTGACTCGACCTTTCAGATGAGAACATACCATCAGGTGGCGCAAAGGGATATGTGacgattttttaatattaaagtcattaatttatttacatGACGGAAGCCAAGAAGCAGCATCATGCTGGCAAAGGGAATGGACTGTAGAATACAACTGAACGGGTCACTTTGAGCTTAACACTGCGAATATTTGCGAAGAGATGAGAGAATCTGTAGCGCAAGCAGGAAAGAAATTTAACTGATTAATAAGGCAGACGGACAGTGATTCCGCTGAGTGTATCCTAGTCAGTGATTTCGTCCTCCCGAAGAGCGAATATTTTTCCACTGCACGACTTACTGGATATTCCACCTGAAGATGGAGTTTGGAgaaaggaagaggagaaggaagTCGCAGAGCTTTAAACTGGTCACGGATGGAGGTAAGCTGCTGAATGAATGCAAGACCTTGCAAGACGCGCGTCTGTGTCTGGGTGTTTGTCTGGCGCTGTGCGCCAGCAGAGACGACTCTGTAAACAAAAGCGATAGCCACGACAATGCCCAGTCTGTGCTTCGGTTTTAACCAGCAGCTAACTCTAGGGATTCACATCTTgcatgtaaaagaaaataaaagaaacatccTGGACATCAGTCTGAACGCGTCTCATTCCGGGTAGATTTTTAAGACTGAATTAAGTAAGCAAattgaataaaatgtgaaaatatattGCGCACTCTGAGCTCGTAACAAGGAGCTTCAACTGTGCACTTTTTGCTTAAGCTGTAAGGAACACACCACCTCTCTTGACTACACTACTTCATACCACCTACAGGTGGTGGTTTTTGCATGGGATGGGGTGGGGGTGAGGTGGAGGGTTCTGCTTTGGCAGGCATCACAGCTCATTAGCCCGCACAAGCTTCAACCTTAGAAGGCAAAAGGCCGCAATATCATTCTGTGACATCTGTCACCAAGGTTTTGTTGCGTTTCTTTACAGCTGTGCTTCATAACGAaaccattctttttttttctttgcagattTCGAGCCTTCATATGTGATTAACTCCAGCTCCAAAGATGCCAATGGGGAGCCAAAGGATGGTGTTATGTCTGATGGTATGTGGGATTCAGAGAATGAATTTTGATTATATATCATACAAGATGTCGGTAATTACATGAGCACCATTCTCTCTTAATGTAGTTTGGCTGGAGGATGAGGGCATGGAGATCAAAAGACAAATCACAGGAATGATGAGGCTTCTGAGCGATAAGACCAGCAGAGTATACCAGCGTGCTGGTACAGAGCAGGGTAGCTTAATAAAGGAGCCCCAGGAAAAGCCTCTGAACTGGGTAAATCAGCCTGCACTTTTATCTCTGGTGTCAGAGGACCACCAGAGCAACAGCTGGAACTCTGCAGAGGACCCAGGGCCTTCACCTTCATCCATATCCATCCCAGTCCCAAACGGCCCAGGCTGCGGCCAGTACAGCACACGCTCCAGAGCCCTCAGGATTCTCAACAGCACAAAGGATTTAATCAAAGTGAATGAAACTAATGGTAGGATATGCATGTTTGAAAGGAGAAAACTACTAAACAAACCTTAAGTTATTTGAAGAATAGTGAATTTCATTAAATATTGAGTGATGAACACCAGAAGTGGCTTACACCTTTGTTGTTACATTAAAGCATGTTTGCACCTGTGTGCATATGTTAGAGTGAACGAGCGCTAACAAATGCATCCCTCATTTCCCAGCAGATGTAGTTCCTCCTACTGTGCCAGAAACCCCCTGCTGTATGTGTAACTGTAAGGGCACCTTGCAGGCTATTTTGCAGGAACTACGTGCCATGAGGAGGTTGATGCAGACTCAAAAAGGTTAGTAAATGAATACCAATACACActctaaaataaagaaataaacacaatataaTGTTTTTCTGCCTTTTAATAGCATCTTTAGAAAGGCAGGAAAGGGCAGCACCACCATCTCAACCTCGCCTAGGTGCAGGACCCAGTCCTCGCCACAGACCTCGAAAGAGGAGGCCAATCTATAGGATGACTCCGTTATCCGTGTTTAGCACCAGAAGAGCTGGTCTTGCTCCTCTGGATGCATCACTGCTAAAAGCTGCACCTATGGAATCTGTAAAGAGGCGAGAATGTGAGAAACAAGACTCATCTACACCCAACAATCATCCCATCTCCTCTGACATTCCTGTGCCGCCACCTCAGACCAACCCAGTGACGATCAACAACACCCCTCCTCTCCTGAACCAACTAAGGGAATCACAAGCATTAGAGGTAATCTGTACCTTAGTGTGGATGTACATATGCAGCAACATGTGTGCTTACCAAGCCTCATTTGCACGCTTAATTTGATTCAGGTACACTGCACCTGTCTTATGAATTTGAACGTGTATGTGTATTTGCATGTAAAAATAATTTGCAGCCTAAACTTTGCTTCTTTTGTGAAGCTCCATgcctaaaaaaaagtttaagtaCCTtgatttttccttgttttttgccTAATGAGACATAAACCTTTGTGCAAACATTGCGGTTTATTTTACAGCACATCTATGATTCGAGCTAATGCTAGAAATGAAGATAACGtcttcttgctttttctttctaaaaactCATTTATATTTCAACTGgtgatatttatttaatgctttACAATTAACACTCTGTGTTGCTTGACTCCTTCACAGTCTGAGGTGCGTCTTGCAGAGGATTATGACGTGTTTATCTCTAAGGCCCAGCTAGACTCCATTCTGGTCAACTATACACGCTCAGGCAGCCTGCTGTTCCGGAAACTGGTGCACGTCTAtgatttttaaaagcattttctcCTGCTCTGATTATTTTATAATCGTGTGAAATGtcaacaaagaacaaaaatgcTGCTTGGTCAAGAGCTGTGCTGTGTGTTTAGGTGTGTGCCTTCTTTGATGACGCCACGCTGGCTAACTCCTTGCCAAATGGCAAAAGGAAGAGAGGGCTAAATGATAACCGTAAGGGCTTGGACCAGAACATTGTGGGTGCCATTAAAGGTAGGGCAGAGAAAGACAAACTAAAGTGTAACTACATTTCTGAGCAAACATTAATGTAACTATGGTGTGTGTCCAGTTTTTACAGAGAAATACTGCACTGAACACAAAATAGAGAAGTTGCCTGGACCACGAGACTGGGTTCAGATCCTTCAAGATCAGATCAAACTTGCAAGGAGGAGGCTGAAAAGAGGTTCTGCTGCtaaatcatttaaatcattttaatattttcccTTGATTAATGTGCTAGAGGAAGCCCATTCCTTTAACAGTACTTATAAGCCAGCTCATTTCAAGGCTAAAGAAAAGGCTGTCTGTCAATCTATGTTGTCTTTGGCTCTTCAGATGCTGTAGAAGCAGAAGACATCTCAAATGGACCATCCACAAGTATTAAACTCATTATTATGATTTTTACACTTATGGTGTCTGCCACACGtgggcacacacacagacacatacattaATTCAGTTGTCTGTTTTGACCATTTTCTGGTAGCTGGTTCCCTTCATGTCAGCCCTCCATCTTACAAAATCTTTCCATCAGCCCCCCTCTGAGTACACAATGGCTTTACCTCTCCCCACATCATtgtcacagcacacacacacatacactcaagCTGGTGTTGCCAGCTCGCTCATTGGCTCATCGGTCTTTGTCATGCTGTCACAGTGACTTTTGACATTTTCATGCAGCTTTCCAAAATGTCAGCTAATTATCCTCACACCATGCCGCATATCCACTCTTtcacctctatatttcaccctCATTGTCACAATAGTATTTCATTTTGTTGCCATGCTCATTCATTAAGACATCTTTTTGGTGATAATATATATCATTTTGACAatattttcttccttcttttaaAGGCTGTGATAATAAACAGGCTGCAAGTGAAGAGAGGACAGCAGCGAACACAACTGGTTAATCCAATGGCTGCCACGATGACCTTACAGTAGAGTCTTGTCTTCATTATTTCTCTGAGTTGACGCATTTTGCCACTATTTGCAGCTGTTAACTGCTATGTGCTATGGATGTAAAGAGACATAAAATATGACCAAACAAGAATCCCAATGCAGTATTTGTGATCCAAAAGGCTTTTCATTGGGGCCACATTAAAACGCTGAGATTTGGAATTttgtgaaaataaacactgaactATACAGCGGTTAGGTAATGAGATCGGTCACTTACTGTTTACATAAAAGACAACAGCCTTAAAAGCtaacttgttttattttcatgcaaTTAAATAAAGATCAAACATCTCAAATGAGACTAAGTACTATAACAGTATTGCGTtcatttatttagcaaaaacTAAACGTCACGGGAAGCTGTTCATTGTGAATTGTGCCTTTCAAGTAACTTTAGTGGGTTTAATGTGCAGTGCAGCATCCACCTTATATCCAGACATTACATCCAAATGCAAACATCTTGTAAACATGGTCCGATGTATTTCTTTTTGGGGCAAATTttaactcattaaaaaaaaatctgcaaattaACAAAAGGTTTGCAGTCTACATTTGGtgaacatataaaaatatatcacacactataaatgtttttttttctttattagatTTTTAGGCTATGCATACCACTGCAGCTGGTGTCAATATTGTGATGGCATTATgtattttcctttcatttttgctaactgtacatatatttaaaaaaaaaaaaaaagttgatccCACCATTAAATCTACTTTATCCAAAGTTGCTGttcgtgttttatttttttaatatattgtggAAAGTATAATTACCAAAACAAAGCACTCaaatatgttaaaagaaaagtttcaaATTTAGGCTAATTGTTATCAAAACATaagctaaaaataataaaataaaagttcttttatcttttattaggGTAACTTTGAGCCAGGCAATGTTGTGTTGCTGTAGTTGCACTTGGAGGGAAACAGTAAATTAAAGGTACACTCCATTGTTGAGATTTTGTTGCCAGACTTCACAGCTCATTAAAGGGGATGTTGAAGCCGCCAGTGTGCAGAAGGAGGACCCTTTGAGATCTGGTTAGTTTCCTTCTTGCATTCTAATTCACACATTTTTTATAAAGGTGAGCAGAGGttggatacatttttttaaacacaatatGCTTAATTACTCGCGATACTTCGACAGTTTTATTCGCCTGGACCGATGTTAGAAGTCAAATATGTGTCACTTTTCGTCAGGCTTTCTCGCAGGGCAGCCGTTTGTAGCCCCGGTGCATGCTGGTGCCTTCCCCGCTCTTCTGTCGGGATCCGCCGCTAACGTGAATCTGGTAAGGATAAAATGGTCAGAGCAATTAAAGGGGAAATGTTGCAAGAATATACCTCCGCTTTGGTCCTAAAATCACATCTAGAGCAGTTGTAAACACTTCTATTGCACCGCAGCGTTACAAAGTTTGCACACGTAGCAGGTGCAGCGCGGTTTTATTCGCGTTGACGCTGATGTTGCACACATCGCATGGCGAGGGACAGGAAAGGGTTAATTTTTTCCGCCGCCGACATTTTTGTTCGGCGGTCTACGGCAACTTCTTAACTTACATGTGCTACGAGCTGACACTGCGACTCAACGCTACGCGTCACGTTTAGGTCGCAGTGTGCGTCTTATCTGTTTTTAGATGGGTCTTGGAGTGGGCTGCTCATCGGCTCTTTGTTACACAGAGCTGGTCAATGGCTCCTGCATGTAGCAGCGTTTGCTAGCAAGAGCtagcagcatcagcagcagccaaaactgcattttcagcaaaacaaacagacgTAGAGGGTGTAGCTGTCATTATCAACGCACGTGTCTTAAAGCTGAGCTACCGACAGTGTGTTATGCCGCTCACATCACACGGAATCACTCACACATCATTACTTTTATTGTTAGCCTGTGCCCAAGGGTTGAATGAACTTGGGATCATTGCTTGTCTTGAACACTACCCCACTATACCAGTAACGCGCCCCCTTCAGCAGCTCACGCCGGTTTATGTTAAAAACCAAGATTATAAGTAACACCCAACTTGCACGGCGTTTCAGTTTTATCAACTATATGGAACTTATTTTTAGGAACACAAAAGTTTATTACATTTTCAGTGATTGGAGAGTATGGGGGGAAAAGCCATTTAGGTGATGCCACATTCATTATTGTGCATTTCAATTTTAAAAGTATCCGACACCCCgttgccttaaaaaaaaaaaaagagaataaaataattataaaaactagtatttaacaaattaaaaacatttaataacagctgtgcattaaaatcaccatgcagtttttattatttatttgcaaaCTTGTTTCAATCACAAAATACAACACGCCTGCAATAATATCACACTGATCTTTGAGTCATGTTTATAGTGGTAATTTCTAATGTACTTAGGTGTTCCTAATATTTTGTCAACAGAGCTCCGGGACAATATTAAATGTCACTTCACCGCGGAAGATTTCTATCATTGCAGCAAAAGAGATGCCATTGCATtattttggttgatttattCTTTCCAGCGTTGCTCCTACAGATGTTGTACTTGCTCCAATTCACTTGAAATGTTGCACTGTTGTGTTGTCTCATTTGTGCAACTTAACATTTGCATGTATTTTCTTGACACACCCAGACACTGTTTGTAATcaccagttttatttatttttcataatcATTGATGTGGTTCTAGTGGTGCGGACCCAGAGCTTCTTCAGATATGTCTGTGAGGGAGTCTTTTAACCCTGAAAGCTATGAGCTGGACAAGAACTTCAGGCTCACGCGGTTTGCTGAGCTCAAAGGCACAGGCTGCAAGGTTAGCTGTCCACACAAAAATCTGCCTTgaatgtgttattttctttGCACAGATTAGTGAGGAAATAATGCATCAAAATTGTGGTAATTTTCTCTAATCACAGGTCCCCCAAGATGTGTTACAGAAGCTGCTAGAAACTCTGCAAGAGAACCACTATCAAGAGGATGAACAGTTCCTGGGGGCGGTTATGCCTCGATTAGGTAATTCTTAAACTCATACAGCACATGAATAGCAGTGcttgccccccccccctttttttaagcATAGCAGAGAGATCATGTTGGGGCTCTTTTCAAAGTGAAACAGAAGTCATTGTTTGAGGTTAAAACAAGTTTTGTGGCCGGACTGGAAACAATGTTGTATATTTAAAGCTTGTCCCACCTCCACTGGTGCTCAGAAATTAAAGGCAAGAAGTGAAACTTGACCCTTGGCTTTAAAATGGACAGGTCACAAATGCAGACACTCTAAAATATTTCATTAAGAGAGATTTTCTTTATGAAGGCATCGGCATGGACACGTGTGTGATCCCCCTCCGGCATGGTGGCCTTTCTCTTGTCCAGACAACAGACTACATCTATCCCATTGTGGATGACCCTTACATGATGGTAAGTACCTTCCCTTCTTCATTAGCATTGTTTTTCtggttttctttcattaaaTTACTTTGCATACCAAACCTGTATGTGATTAATTTTCATGATCTCTTTTCTATAGGGAAGAATTGCTTGTGCCAATGTTCTAAGTGACCTGTACGCCATGGGAGTTACTGAGTGTGATAACATGTTGATGCTTCTGGGAGTCAGCAACAAAATGTCAGAGAAAGTAAGACACATCTTGCTTAAATGAAGGTACACTTGCTGGACACTTTACTAGTACCGGGGTAGACATCCTATTGGCTTCGCAAATGTTTTAATTCTTCGAGATTCACCAAAGTGCTGAAAACATTTCTTGGGAGATTTTGGTCTATATTGACATGATGGcttcacacagttgctgcagatttgttggatGCACATCCAAAAATCCATCCAAATTTTGACCTTTATCATCCAAGTGTGGCACCAcaaattgagactcatcagaccaggcaacatttttccagtcttctgttgCCCTGTTTTGGTGAATTTGTGTAACTGtagtctcagtttcctgttcttagctgacaggagtggcatcCTGTGTGGTCTTCTGGTGCTCTGGTGTGTAGATGCCTTCAGGTTTGATGTGCTGTGTCTTCAGGGATGTGTCTGCAGACCTTGGTAGTAACGAGTGGTTATTAGAGTTACTGTTGTCTTCCTATCGGCTTGTGATGGTCTGGCGTTTCTCCTCCCATGTCTGACATCCAGTATTTGCTGgatagtttctcttttttggaccattAGAGATGGTTACaaaggaaaatcccagtagatcagcagcttctgaaatgCTCAGACCATCAGCAGCCATGCCATGTTCAGAGTTACTTAAATCAGCCTTCTGCCCCATTCTGatgttcagtttgaacttcagcaggttgtcttgactGTGTCTCCATGcttaaatgcattgagttgcaATCATGTGATTTGCATCAATGAGCAGTGGAACAGGTGTATGTAATAAAGTGACGGGTAATATATATTTCATGCAATAGCCCTAGTACTGGAATCAGATTAGTTTGGGACATCTCTTATTATCATCAGTGCATTTTAAAATGTCCCGAGCCTCGACTCTGACATTCTTCTGTGTTTACAGGAGAGAGACAAAGTCATGCCACTGATCATCCAGGGATTCAAAGATGCATCAGAGGAGGCAGGGACGTCTGTAACAGGAGGTCAGACGGTGCTCAACCCCTGGGTAGTGATGGGAGGGGTTGCAACAACAGTTTGCCAGCCCAATGAGTTTATCATGTAGGAATGAGTTCCTGCTGCATATTTAGCTGTTTTTAGCTTTCTTAGGTGCCTTAAAATAAGCTTGACGATGTTGTGTCTGACATTTTTCAGGCCAGACAATGCAGTGCCAGGAGATGTGTTGGTGTTGACCAAACCACTTGGAACACAAGTGGCAGTTGCAGTGCATCAGTGGCTAGATATTGTAAGTCCGCCAACTCGTTTCtgaatattttgtttaaaaCCTGTCGTTTAATAATAACCAGTAACATCACTGCCTCTTTATGctttctttgtgtctctgaaAAGCCTGAAAAATGGAACAAGATCAAGCTGGTGGTGACGCAGGAGGACGTAGAGCTGGCCTACCATGAAGCCATGATGAATATGGCTCGGCTCAACAGGACAGGCAAGACCATTAAGAACATGTGACTTTTTCTGCCTGAACTTTTTATTATTCTCAGTTACATTTTAACAATATCACTACCGAATATGTGGTTCTAATGACTCTGTTTTCTCGTAATTAGTAGTTAATTGTTACAAAGAATGTAATGAGTATTATTACCCGTTAGATTCTATTATATTACTAGTTTACATTATTGCATCCAGATTACCTGTGTGTTTGCAAATTTTTGGCAATAAACAAATTGATCATCACGATGCCTTTCTTACTGTCTTTTGCTTGCAGCTGCGGGTCTCATG contains the following coding sequences:
- the sephs1 gene encoding selenide, water dikinase 1, which translates into the protein MSVRESFNPESYELDKNFRLTRFAELKGTGCKVPQDVLQKLLETLQENHYQEDEQFLGAVMPRLGIGMDTCVIPLRHGGLSLVQTTDYIYPIVDDPYMMGRIACANVLSDLYAMGVTECDNMLMLLGVSNKMSEKERDKVMPLIIQGFKDASEEAGTSVTGGQTVLNPWVVMGGVATTVCQPNEFIMPDNAVPGDVLVLTKPLGTQVAVAVHQWLDIPEKWNKIKLVVTQEDVELAYHEAMMNMARLNRTAAGLMHTFNAHAATDITGFGILGHAQTLARQQRSEVSFVIHNLPVLAKMAAVSKACGNMFGLMHGTCPETSGGLLICLPREQAARFCAEIKSPKYGEGHQAWIIGIVEKGNRTARIIDKPRIIEVAPQAATQNVNPTPGATS
- the bend7 gene encoding BEN domain-containing protein 7 isoform X1 gives rise to the protein MEFGERKRRRKSQSFKLVTDGDFEPSYVINSSSKDANGEPKDGVMSDVWLEDEGMEIKRQITGMMRLLSDKTSRVYQRAGTEQGSLIKEPQEKPLNWVNQPALLSLVSEDHQSNSWNSAEDPGPSPSSISIPVPNGPGCGQYSTRSRALRILNSTKDLIKVNETNADVVPPTVPETPCCMCNCKGTLQAILQELRAMRRLMQTQKASLERQERAAPPSQPRLGAGPSPRHRPRKRRPIYRMTPLSVFSTRRAGLAPLDASLLKAAPMESVKRRECEKQDSSTPNNHPISSDIPVPPPQTNPVTINNTPPLLNQLRESQALESEVRLAEDYDVFISKAQLDSILVNYTRSGSLLFRKLVCAFFDDATLANSLPNGKRKRGLNDNRKGLDQNIVGAIKVFTEKYCTEHKIEKLPGPRDWVQILQDQIKLARRRLKRDAVEAEDISNGPSTSCDNKQAASEERTAANTTG
- the bend7 gene encoding BEN domain-containing protein 7 isoform X2 is translated as MEFGERKRRRKSQSFKLVTDGDFEPSYVINSSSKDANGEPKDGVMSDVWLEDEGMEIKRQITGMMRLLSDKTSRVYQRAGTEQGSLIKEPQEKPLNWVNQPALLSLVSEDHQSNSWNSAEDPGPSPSSISIPVPNGPGCGQYSTRSRALRILNSTKDLIKVNETNDVVPPTVPETPCCMCNCKGTLQAILQELRAMRRLMQTQKASLERQERAAPPSQPRLGAGPSPRHRPRKRRPIYRMTPLSVFSTRRAGLAPLDASLLKAAPMESVKRRECEKQDSSTPNNHPISSDIPVPPPQTNPVTINNTPPLLNQLRESQALESEVRLAEDYDVFISKAQLDSILVNYTRSGSLLFRKLVCAFFDDATLANSLPNGKRKRGLNDNRKGLDQNIVGAIKVFTEKYCTEHKIEKLPGPRDWVQILQDQIKLARRRLKRDAVEAEDISNGPSTSCDNKQAASEERTAANTTG